A single window of Salvia splendens isolate huo1 chromosome 8, SspV2, whole genome shotgun sequence DNA harbors:
- the LOC121744763 gene encoding respiratory burst oxidase homolog protein C-like, with product MYKSQMQNSENNQNHHHHHHHSDTEIVGGRDRTSYSGPLSGPLKRPGGGRKSARFNIPGDSPAPANSGDDYVEITLDVREDSVAVHSVKAAGGGEVEDPELALLARGLEKRSSFGSSVVRNASSRIRQVSHELKRLASLTRRPQPPGRFDRTKSAAAHALKGLKFISKTDGAAAWAGVEKRFDDITKDTDGLLPRARFGECIGMNKEKESGDFAGELFDALARRRNITGGCINKGQLREFWDQVADQSFDTRLQTFFDMVDKDADGRITEEEVREIITISASANKLSNIQKQADEYARLIMEELDPNEMGYIMIENLEMLLLQGPSQSVRGERESRNLSKMLSEKLKANEEHAIKRWYRDGRYFLLDNWQRVWVMGLWIGVMAVLFTWKYIQYKDREVFEVMGHCVCMAKGAAETLKLNMALILLPVCRNTITWLRNKTRLGAAVPFDDNLNFHKVIAIAIAMGVGIHGISHLACDFPRVLSATPDEYEDMEKFFGEQPTSYWFFIKGWEGVTGIVMVVLMAIAFTLASPWFRRGRINLPKPLNKLTGFNAFWYSHHLFVIVYASLIIHGIKLYLTKEWYKKTTWMYLAVPLTLYASERLIRAFRSSIKAVKILKVAVYPGNVLTLHMSKPQGFKYKSGQYIFVNCAAVSPFEWHPFSITSAPRDDYVSVHIRTLGDWTRQLKEVFSKACQPPPTGKSGLLRADYLQGESNSNFPIKVLIDGPYGAPTQDYKSYDVVLLVGLGIGATPMISVVKDIVNNMKEMDSEDNALEEGSAGPNPLATPKQSTGSGSGRHNFKTRRAYFYWVTREQGSFDWFKGVMNEVSEMDHKGVIEMHNYCTSVYEEGDARSALITMLQSLNHAKNGVDVVSGTRVKSHFAKPNWRTVYKRIALNHPNSRVGVFYCGAPPPVKELRQLASDFSHKTNTKFEFHKENF from the exons ATGTACAAATCCCAAATGCAAAATTCGGAAAATAATCAAAaccaccaccatcaccaccaccactcCGACACTGAAATTGTCGGGGGCAGAGACAGGACCTCTTACAGCGGCCCACTTAGTGGGCCGCTGAAGAGGCCTGGCGGGGGAAGGAAAAGCGCCCGGTTCAACATCCCAGGAGACTCCCCCGCCCCGGCCAACTCCGGCGATGACTACGTGGAGATCACCCTCGACGTCCGGGAGGACTCGGTGGCGGTGCACAGCGTGAAGGCGGCGGGCGGCGGCGAGGTGGAAGACCCGGAGCTGGCTCTCCTCGCCCGGGGCCTCGAGAAGCGGTCCTCATTCGGATCCTCCGTCGTCAGAAACGCCTCGTCGAGGATCCGGCAGGTCTCGCATGAGCTCAAGCGCCTCGCCTCACTCACGCGCCGCCCCCAGCCGCCCGGGAGGTTCGACCGGACCAAGTCCGCCGCCGCGCATGCTCTTAAAGGGCTCAAGTTCATCAGCAAGACCGACGGCGCCGCCGCCTGGGCAGGCGTCGAGAAGCGCTTCGACGATATCACCAAAGACACCGACGGCTTGCTCCCCCGCGCCCGCTTTGGCGAATGCAtcg GAATGAACAAGGAGAAGGAATCCGGCGATTTTGCCGGCGAGCTATTCGACGCGCTAGCGCGGCGGAGGAACATCACCGGCGGGTGTATCAACAAGGGGCAGCTGAGGGAATTCTGGGACCAAGTTGCTGATCAGAGCTTCGATACGCGCCTTCAAACCTTCTTCGACAT GGTTGATAAAGATGCTGATGGCAGAATCACAGAGGAGGAAGTCAGAGAG ATTATTACAATAAGTGCCTCGGCGAACAAGCTGTCGAATATTCAGAAGCAAGCGGATGAATATGCAAGATTGATTATGGAAGAATTGGATCCTAATGAGATGGGATATATCATG ATTGAGAATTTGGAGATGCTGCTGCTGCAAGGGCCGAGCCAATCGGTTCGAGGGGAGCGCGAGAGCCGGAATCTGAGCAAGATGTTGAGTGAGAAACTGAAGGCGAATGAAGAGCATGCCATAAAGAGGTGGTACAGAGATGGCCGTTACTTTTTGCTTGATAATTGGCAGAGAGTTTGGGTGATGGGTTTATGGATTGGAGTTATGGCTGTTCTCTTCACTTGGAAATACATCCAATACAAGGATAGAGAGGTTTTCGAGGTGATGGGCCACTGCGTCTGCATGGCCAAGGGCGCCGCCGAGACCCTCAAGCTCAACATGGCTCTCATTCTCCTGCCCGTCTGCCGGAACACCATCACCTGGCTCCGCAACAAGACCAGGCTCGGTGCCGCCGTCCCCTTCGACGACAATCTCAACTTCCACAAG GTTATTGCGATTGCGATTGCAATGGGAGTTGGAATACATGGGATAAGCCATCTGGCGTGTGATTTTCCGCGTGTGTTGAGCGCAACGCCCGATGAGTACGAGGACATGGAGAAGTTCTTTGGGGAGCAGCCGACGAGCTATTGGTTCTTCATCAAAGGGTGGGAAGGTGTGACCGGAATTGTGATGGTTGTGCTAATGGCAATAGCCTTCACACTTGCTTCGCCGTGGTTTAGGAGAGGGAGAATTAATCTACCAAAGCCTTTGAATAAGCTCACCGGATTCAATGCCTTTTGGTATTCCCATCATCTGTTTGTGATTGTATACGCTTCCCTCATTATTcacggcatcaagctctacttgACCAAAGAATGGTACAAGAAAACG ACGTGGATGTATTTGGCCGTTCCACTCACGCTCTATGCCTCCGAAAGATTGATTAGGGCATTTAGGTCCAGCATCAAGGCCGTCAAGATCTTGAAG GTGGCTGTGTACCCCGGGAATGTGCTAACGCTTCACATGTCAAAGCCGCAAGGATTTAAATACAAAAGTGGGCAATACATTTTCGTCAATTGTGCAGCTGTTTCTCCATTTGAGTG GCACCCATTTTCCATTACTTCAGCACCCAGAGACGATTATGTGAGTGTTCACATCAGAACACTTGGTGATTGGACCAGGCAATTGAAAGAAGTATTTTCTAAG GCTTGTCAGCCTCCGCCAACAGGAAAAAGTGGACTACTTCGTGCTGACTATTTGCAAGGAGAGAGTAATTCCAA CTTCCCTATAAAAGTGTTGATTGATGGTCCATACGGTGCACCGACCCAAGACTACAAGAGCTACGACGTCGTGTTGCTGGTTGGGCTGGGCATAGGCGCGACACCCATGATCAGTGTGGTCAAAGACATTGTCAATAATATGAAAGAAATGGATTCCGAGGATAATGCATTGGAGGAAGGAAGCGCGGGCCCCAACCCTCTTGCCACGCCCAAGCAAAGCACGGGCTCAGGGAGCGGACGACACAACTTCAAGACCAGGAGGGCCTACTTCTATTGGGTGACACGCGAGCAGGGCTCGTTCGATTGGTTCAAGGGCGTGATGAATGAGGTTAGTGAGATGGACCACAAGGGAGTGATCGAGATGCACAACTACTGCACAAGCGTCTATGAGGAGGGCGACGCACGCTCCGCCCTTATTACCATGCTGCAGTCCCTGAACCACGCCAAGAACGGGGTCGATGTCGTGTCAGGCACCCGCGTCAAGTCCCACTTCGCCAAGCCTAATTGGCGCACGGTCTACAAGCGCATCGCGCTCAATCATCCTAATAGTAGAGTCG GAGTGTTTTACTGTGGGGCACCACCACCAGTGAAGGAGCTAAGACAACTGGCTTCTGATTTCTCTCACAAGACCAACACCAAATTTGAATTCCACAAAGAGAACTTTTGA